The following coding sequences lie in one Niabella agricola genomic window:
- a CDS encoding head GIN domain-containing protein — protein MKKLFFFALVAVLLAGSCNIIDQQRIKGNGKIVSKTYDLKDFSSIDIGNASLIFLKQDSVFSVKIETDENLFQYITAGVQEGELDIDEKNEVNLRPSNDIKIYISMPVVKKAAISGASTLKGDNKITQEEPFILDISGASNATLQVKAPTVQMDVSGASTLNLAGETRDIKGEASGASTIHAFDLKAETTNIEASGASTANVFASVQLTADASGASSIKYKGNPKVSSSANGAGSVNKAD, from the coding sequence ATGAAAAAGTTATTTTTTTTTGCATTGGTTGCGGTTTTACTCGCAGGTTCCTGTAATATCATCGATCAGCAACGGATTAAAGGAAATGGGAAAATTGTAAGCAAAACTTACGATCTGAAAGACTTTAGCAGCATTGATATAGGCAATGCCTCTTTGATATTCCTGAAACAGGACTCTGTGTTCAGTGTCAAGATCGAAACAGATGAAAACCTTTTTCAATATATCACCGCAGGTGTTCAGGAAGGAGAGCTGGATATTGACGAAAAAAACGAAGTGAACCTGAGGCCCAGTAACGATATCAAAATTTATATCTCCATGCCCGTAGTGAAAAAAGCAGCAATATCCGGTGCGTCCACCTTAAAGGGCGATAATAAAATCACACAGGAAGAGCCATTTATCCTGGATATCAGCGGTGCCTCGAATGCGACCCTCCAGGTAAAGGCACCCACCGTGCAGATGGATGTCAGCGGGGCGTCCACCCTGAATCTTGCCGGGGAAACCCGCGATATCAAAGGAGAAGCCAGCGGAGCCAGTACCATTCACGCTTTTGACCTGAAGGCCGAAACCACCAATATTGAAGCCAGCGGCGCCAGTACCGCCAATGTATTCGCCAGCGTACAACTGACGGCTGACGCCAGCGGCGCTTCCAGCATTAAGTACAAGGGCAATCCTAAAGTAAGCTCTTCTGCAAACGGGGCCGGAAGCGTGAATAAGGCAGATTAA
- the zwf gene encoding glucose-6-phosphate dehydrogenase, whose amino-acid sequence MFKNNLTKKPGPTILFIFGGSGDLNQRKLTPALYNLWLDGLMPEQFSIIGTGRTDYSNEKFRNHLLEGINEFSRRKSDGNGSWEKFSQQVSYLRMDVDKPADYTAMGKIISDYEAEWGVEVHVLFYLAVAPQLVPEITTNLNKLEKAKDKNKARIVIEKPFGHDLKSAEELNRLLTEMFDESQIYRIDHYLGKETVQNILALRFANALFEPIWNRNYIDHVQITAAETVGVEDRGGYYERSGALRDMVQNHILQLLCMVAMEAPVSFEADEIRNKKSDVLNAIRKIKKEEVQQYAVRGQYSQGWVQGEQMKAYRDEKGVAPDSSVETFAAVKFYIDNWRWQDVPFYVRTGKFLKEKTTLITIQFKEAPKYAFPPEASETWRSNRLTISIQPEMDIRLRFQAKRPGQTMSLNPVNMVFSYSDSYDAPQPEAYETLLLDAMMGNPTQFMRGDQVEVAWEVIEPILETWENRPPVDFPNYAPGTWGPEDAEALIAREGRNWITLPPKRKEG is encoded by the coding sequence ATGTTTAAAAACAATCTTACAAAAAAGCCCGGGCCTACGATCCTCTTTATATTTGGCGGAAGCGGAGATTTGAATCAGCGTAAACTGACCCCTGCCCTGTATAATCTTTGGCTGGATGGCCTGATGCCGGAGCAATTTTCCATCATCGGTACCGGGCGTACGGATTATTCCAACGAGAAATTCAGAAATCACCTGCTGGAAGGCATCAATGAGTTTTCACGCCGGAAAAGCGATGGCAACGGGAGCTGGGAAAAATTTTCGCAGCAGGTATCGTACCTGCGAATGGATGTAGACAAACCCGCGGACTATACAGCCATGGGAAAGATTATCAGTGACTACGAAGCGGAATGGGGCGTGGAAGTACATGTGCTCTTCTACCTGGCGGTAGCGCCGCAGCTGGTGCCTGAAATTACCACCAATTTAAACAAGCTGGAAAAAGCAAAGGATAAGAACAAAGCACGCATCGTTATTGAAAAACCTTTCGGACATGATCTGAAGAGCGCCGAAGAACTCAACCGCCTGCTGACGGAGATGTTTGATGAAAGCCAGATTTACCGTATCGATCACTATCTTGGAAAAGAAACCGTACAGAACATCCTGGCGCTGCGCTTTGCCAATGCCTTGTTTGAACCCATCTGGAACCGGAACTATATCGACCATGTGCAAATCACCGCAGCGGAAACCGTGGGGGTGGAAGACCGCGGCGGCTATTATGAACGTTCAGGCGCCCTGCGCGATATGGTACAAAACCATATCCTGCAATTGTTGTGTATGGTGGCCATGGAGGCCCCGGTTTCTTTTGAAGCAGATGAAATCCGTAATAAAAAATCGGATGTGCTGAATGCCATCCGGAAGATCAAAAAGGAAGAAGTACAGCAATATGCGGTGCGCGGACAGTATTCCCAGGGATGGGTACAAGGTGAACAGATGAAGGCCTACCGGGACGAAAAGGGTGTTGCGCCCGACTCTTCCGTGGAAACCTTTGCAGCAGTAAAATTTTATATCGACAACTGGCGCTGGCAGGATGTACCGTTTTATGTACGTACCGGGAAATTCCTGAAAGAGAAAACGACACTCATTACGATACAGTTCAAAGAAGCGCCCAAATATGCATTTCCGCCGGAGGCTTCCGAAACCTGGCGTTCCAACCGGCTTACCATCAGCATACAGCCCGAGATGGACATCCGGCTGCGGTTCCAGGCCAAACGCCCGGGTCAGACGATGTCGCTGAACCCCGTAAACATGGTGTTTAGCTACAGCGACAGCTATGATGCTCCCCAGCCGGAGGCTTATGAAACCCTCTTGCTGGATGCAATGATGGGTAATCCCACCCAATTTATGCGTGGCGACCAGGTAGAAGTTGCCTGGGAAGTGATTGAGCCGATCCTGGAAACCTGGGAAAACCGCCCACCCGTTGATTTTCCCAACTACGCACCCGGCACCTGGGGGCCGGAAGATGCGGAAGCATTGATCGCGCGCGAGGGCAGGAACTGGATCACCCTTCCTCCAAAAAGAAAAGAAGGATAA
- a CDS encoding S41 family peptidase: MRFLLLLCLLLQFVSAGHTQPPARQIRNIEAFTRLFGYIRHFHPSDEAASINWNQFAVYGALQVLKASSDEELVKILSNLFMPIAPSIQLGPEPQFSPASITPPKPREYKNIFWFHTGVGINDRRPYSSKRINRPIEAATGSSERSGLFTQVIDITGLRGKQIRIEGKMKANVTDGSGYLRIKIYKAGAAGLSYNIDSEPAKKNEWAVYRLSGMVDKNARQMILGGMLEGTGSVWFDDIKIFAYDQVLKQWEPVPVNNGDFETWSNALPANWNIAPAKRYKYTMATVGNNKVLSVASENAGMERNRPVVNINAVNYKHIPAPGTTLRKSIAKNIDVIFPIALYGTADHTFPVADSAKLNALKKEITAFYQQHKTAGNLAVRLGAIAIAWNVFKHFFPYWEDASKSADEFLNEAIKKSFADTTPLEFKQTLLKLTEPLNDGHMRVGLWGDTTHAYSVPLLLAWVEGQVVVDQVLDSSISGIKRGAVITALNGKDVMDIYKDRMSYISGSPQWKSYAAVSTLLDGSRYTTVEISYRQDGALHRQKWERSFGDAQYYNSLNRLKKPSGKIEDDLFYLDMSTVLQDSIDKWMPELAKARGIICDFRGHPESNNDFIDHLLKEEEDTKWLFTPQTAYPDQENIEFKGSGWNMKPKKPQVTGKVVFITDSRAISLSESYLGFIKDFKLATIIGQPSAGANGDVNTVNLPGGYTIIWTGMVAKNHDGSKHHLTGIVPDLPMERTIKGIREGRDEFFDKALKLVSE, encoded by the coding sequence ATGCGATTCCTCCTGTTGCTTTGCTTGCTGTTACAGTTTGTATCTGCTGGTCATACACAACCGCCTGCGCGCCAAATTCGGAACATAGAAGCATTTACCAGGCTCTTTGGTTATATCCGTCATTTTCATCCTTCTGATGAAGCGGCGTCCATTAACTGGAATCAGTTTGCAGTTTATGGCGCCCTCCAGGTTCTAAAAGCTTCTTCAGACGAAGAACTCGTTAAAATCCTCAGCAATTTATTTATGCCCATCGCCCCTTCCATCCAGCTGGGGCCTGAGCCGCAATTCAGTCCCGCAAGCATTACGCCCCCTAAGCCGCGGGAATATAAAAACATATTTTGGTTTCATACGGGCGTGGGAATCAATGATCGCCGGCCTTATTCCAGCAAGAGAATCAACCGTCCCATAGAAGCTGCTACCGGGTCATCAGAAAGGTCTGGGCTGTTTACACAGGTTATCGACATCACCGGCTTAAGGGGGAAGCAGATCCGAATAGAGGGAAAAATGAAAGCGAACGTTACAGATGGCAGTGGTTATTTACGGATCAAAATATACAAGGCCGGAGCAGCCGGGCTTTCCTATAATATCGATAGTGAGCCTGCCAAAAAAAATGAATGGGCTGTGTACAGGTTATCCGGAATGGTTGACAAGAACGCCCGGCAAATGATACTTGGCGGAATGCTGGAAGGAACGGGGTCTGTGTGGTTCGATGATATAAAGATTTTTGCCTATGACCAGGTTCTAAAGCAATGGGAACCGGTACCCGTCAATAATGGAGATTTTGAAACATGGAGCAATGCGCTTCCGGCCAATTGGAATATAGCCCCGGCAAAAAGATATAAGTATACAATGGCTACCGTCGGAAACAACAAAGTGCTTTCCGTGGCGAGTGAAAATGCAGGAATGGAACGCAACCGTCCTGTGGTAAACATAAATGCTGTAAACTATAAACACATTCCAGCGCCCGGCACCACGCTTCGAAAATCCATTGCAAAAAATATAGATGTTATCTTCCCTATAGCGCTCTATGGTACTGCCGACCATACCTTTCCAGTTGCAGATAGCGCAAAGCTCAATGCGCTTAAAAAGGAAATAACGGCGTTTTATCAGCAGCACAAAACGGCTGGAAACCTTGCTGTACGGTTGGGTGCCATTGCTATTGCATGGAATGTTTTTAAACATTTTTTCCCTTACTGGGAAGATGCGTCCAAAAGTGCTGATGAGTTCCTGAATGAAGCGATCAAAAAGTCGTTTGCTGATACAACTCCGCTTGAATTTAAACAAACCTTGTTAAAGCTTACGGAGCCTTTAAATGATGGTCACATGCGGGTTGGTTTATGGGGAGATACCACTCATGCATACAGCGTACCCCTGCTGTTGGCTTGGGTGGAAGGGCAGGTGGTTGTAGACCAGGTTTTAGACTCCAGCATCAGCGGGATCAAACGGGGGGCAGTTATCACAGCCCTAAACGGGAAAGATGTGATGGATATTTATAAAGATAGGATGAGCTATATTTCCGGGTCCCCGCAATGGAAATCATACGCTGCCGTTAGCACGCTATTAGACGGCTCCCGATACACCACAGTGGAAATAAGCTACAGACAGGACGGAGCTCTTCATCGTCAAAAATGGGAACGTAGTTTTGGCGATGCGCAATATTATAATAGTCTGAACCGGTTGAAAAAACCAAGTGGCAAAATTGAAGACGATCTATTTTATCTTGATATGAGTACCGTGTTGCAGGATTCGATCGATAAATGGATGCCGGAGCTTGCCAAAGCCCGGGGCATTATTTGCGACTTCCGGGGTCATCCGGAAAGTAACAACGACTTTATCGATCATCTTCTAAAAGAGGAAGAAGATACAAAATGGCTGTTCACTCCGCAGACGGCATATCCGGACCAGGAAAATATTGAGTTCAAAGGCTCCGGATGGAATATGAAGCCCAAGAAACCCCAGGTTACCGGAAAAGTAGTTTTTATAACGGATAGCCGCGCTATCAGCCTGTCAGAAAGCTACCTGGGTTTTATCAAAGATTTCAAACTTGCCACCATCATTGGCCAACCCTCCGCCGGTGCTAATGGCGACGTTAATACCGTCAATTTGCCGGGGGGGTATACCATTATTTGGACGGGGATGGTGGCCAAGAATCATGATGGCAGTAAACATCATTTAACCGGTATCGTTCCGGATCTACCGATGGAACGGACCATCAAAGGGATCCGGGAAGGCAGGGACGAATTCTTTGACAAAGCCCTCAAGCTTGTATCAGAATAA
- the guaB gene encoding IMP dehydrogenase, with the protein MATRKSSAATANNPKIAFEGLTFDDVLLVPAFSQVLPREVDIRTKLTKDITLNIPILSAAMDTVTEAALATAIAREGGLGILHKNMSIEKQAEQVRKVKRSESGLILDPITLLEDATIGDALKLMAENKIGGIPVIDTNKKLKGILTNRDLRFEDNPNRKVSEVMTSTNLITAPEGTDLKKAKTILRQHKVEKLPVVDRQGKLIGLITYRDILQVTSFPNAIKDGFGRLLVGAGVGITGDVAERIDALQQVGVDVVVLDSAHGHTKGVLTALKTVKKNFKKLNIIAGNVGTAAGALAMAEAGADAVKVGIGPGSICTTRIVAGAGMPQLTAIMEAASGLKRKGIPIIADGGIRYTGDLVKALAAGADCAMMGSIFAGTEESPGETIIFEGRKFKAYRGMGSLGAMAKGSSDRYFQDPEDDVKKFVPEGIEGRVAYKGTLKEVIYQYTGGLRAGMGYCGAKSIKDLQNAQFVKITNAGMNESHPHDVDVTKEAPNYSRK; encoded by the coding sequence ATGGCAACAAGAAAATCTTCTGCAGCTACTGCAAATAACCCCAAGATCGCCTTTGAAGGCTTAACATTTGATGACGTATTACTGGTTCCGGCATTCAGCCAGGTGCTGCCGCGCGAGGTAGATATCCGTACCAAACTTACAAAAGACATTACGCTAAATATTCCCATCTTATCCGCAGCCATGGATACGGTTACGGAAGCGGCACTCGCTACTGCGATTGCGCGCGAAGGCGGACTGGGCATCCTGCACAAGAATATGAGTATTGAAAAACAGGCCGAACAGGTGCGCAAGGTAAAACGGAGTGAAAGCGGCCTGATCCTGGACCCCATTACCCTGCTGGAAGATGCCACCATCGGAGACGCGCTGAAGCTGATGGCGGAAAATAAGATAGGAGGTATTCCTGTAATCGATACAAATAAAAAACTCAAAGGGATCCTTACCAACCGGGATCTTCGTTTTGAAGATAATCCCAATCGCAAAGTAAGCGAGGTGATGACCAGTACAAACCTCATCACTGCTCCCGAGGGTACCGATCTGAAAAAAGCAAAAACGATCCTGCGCCAGCACAAGGTAGAGAAATTACCGGTGGTAGACCGGCAGGGCAAATTGATCGGCCTGATCACGTACCGCGATATCCTGCAGGTAACCTCCTTTCCCAACGCCATTAAAGACGGATTCGGACGGTTGCTGGTAGGTGCAGGCGTAGGCATTACCGGGGATGTGGCCGAGCGGATCGATGCGTTGCAGCAGGTGGGAGTGGACGTGGTTGTACTGGATAGTGCACACGGACATACGAAAGGCGTGCTGACGGCCTTAAAGACAGTTAAAAAGAATTTTAAAAAACTTAATATTATCGCGGGTAATGTAGGTACAGCAGCGGGCGCCCTGGCAATGGCGGAAGCAGGGGCGGATGCGGTAAAAGTAGGTATCGGACCGGGATCGATCTGTACCACACGCATCGTTGCCGGAGCGGGAATGCCGCAACTGACAGCCATTATGGAAGCTGCTTCAGGACTGAAACGGAAAGGCATACCGATCATTGCAGACGGTGGTATCCGGTATACCGGCGACCTGGTAAAGGCGCTGGCTGCAGGTGCAGATTGCGCCATGATGGGCAGCATTTTTGCCGGTACCGAAGAAAGCCCGGGTGAGACCATCATTTTTGAAGGACGTAAATTTAAGGCATACCGTGGTATGGGCTCGCTGGGCGCCATGGCCAAAGGCAGCAGTGACCGCTATTTCCAGGATCCGGAAGATGATGTGAAAAAATTTGTTCCGGAAGGTATTGAAGGCCGGGTGGCTTATAAAGGCACGCTGAAAGAAGTGATCTATCAATACACCGGCGGACTTCGCGCCGGAATGGGTTATTGCGGGGCAAAGAGCATTAAAGATCTTCAGAACGCGCAATTTGTAAAGATCACTAATGCCGGAATGAACGAAAGCCATCCGCATGATGTGGATGTTACTAAAGAGGCTCCGAACTATAGCCGGAAGTAA
- a CDS encoding DUF5686 and carboxypeptidase regulatory-like domain-containing protein — protein sequence MKTLILTAITFFFLHTSVLAQVKGSVTDEHGAALPYATVTVKGTTRGTTANSKGFYSLTLASGSYTLVFEYVGYIPFEKQITITDKEQVLNVMLYTNDHLMGEVVVKSKGEDPAYRIIRQAIKKKSYYEHQTDSLSVNIYLKGIIRTRNIPKKVFGQKIERDADDGLDATGKGVLLLSESNIRLDAVKPRQSKITVLSSYERGNNMGLNFSKVTSFYTNNVAVFDLSNSSRGYISPIADGALNFYRYKLLNTYTRDGITVKTIRVIPKRKNEPLFSGTIDIADATWHIYSLDLMLTKEYQLELIDTLHIKQLHSPVAPGVWKTRNQILSFSFNQFGFSGVGSFVNVYSNYNLHPQYAANYFNNIVMKYDTGYYKKDSNFWKQQRPVTLEDDEKKYYAFRDSLNALNRNRPKAYYDSLRRHQKITVGNILWNNQQYRWYSKNHTLTYKLKGLVKGLEYNTVEGMALKTDQTFIYVPVKSRYQYDLHWNLRYGFENHHFNTYGTFTIKPKELPYRNRYLSFSGGKRVSQFNTDEPINALTNTFYTLFFRSNFMKLYENWFGSVRYNNRFENGLGIYAELLYEDRIPLQNSSGFSFFNRHKNFTPNHPEALQQIPFNPHQVLIGSLTLRYQPGQKYVQYPNYKASIGSDKPAFALNYTAGIPQLLGSDVNYHKWSLEMTHDKNFRLAGLFKYRIGAGGFLSANAYSIPDMKHFNGNQTFYNIKYLNSFQLAPYYAYSNTARFYAEENIEHHFNGLLTNKIPLFNKLKWNLVAGSNAFYVNKNQYYAEAFAGIENIFKLFRVDVIAGYQPLLKTTYGVRVGLGGLLGSAFRFEK from the coding sequence ATGAAAACATTGATACTGACTGCCATTACTTTTTTTTTCCTGCACACGTCTGTGTTGGCCCAGGTAAAAGGATCGGTTACCGATGAACATGGAGCCGCACTACCCTATGCCACTGTTACGGTGAAAGGCACCACTCGCGGAACCACAGCCAACAGTAAAGGATTCTATTCCCTGACACTTGCCTCAGGCAGCTATACCCTTGTATTTGAATATGTGGGATACATCCCGTTTGAAAAGCAAATAACCATTACCGATAAGGAGCAGGTGCTAAATGTGATGCTTTATACCAACGACCACCTGATGGGCGAAGTGGTCGTTAAAAGTAAAGGAGAAGACCCGGCGTACCGCATCATCCGGCAGGCTATTAAAAAGAAATCCTATTACGAACACCAAACCGATTCTTTGTCCGTAAATATTTATCTCAAAGGGATCATCCGTACTCGTAATATTCCTAAAAAGGTATTTGGGCAAAAGATAGAGCGGGATGCCGACGACGGATTGGACGCCACAGGAAAAGGGGTGTTGCTGTTATCGGAATCGAACATCCGGCTGGATGCGGTAAAACCCCGCCAATCGAAAATCACCGTGCTTTCCAGCTACGAGCGGGGCAACAATATGGGATTGAATTTTTCAAAGGTTACCTCCTTTTATACCAACAATGTAGCCGTGTTTGATCTCAGCAACAGTTCTCGCGGTTATATTTCACCCATTGCGGATGGTGCTTTGAACTTTTACCGGTATAAACTTTTGAACACCTATACCCGCGACGGGATCACCGTTAAAACCATCCGCGTCATTCCTAAAAGAAAAAACGAGCCGCTGTTCTCCGGAACCATTGACATTGCAGATGCTACCTGGCATATTTACAGCCTGGATCTCATGCTCACCAAAGAGTACCAGCTGGAGCTGATCGACACCCTTCACATCAAACAGCTGCACAGCCCGGTAGCACCCGGCGTATGGAAAACCCGGAACCAGATCCTTTCCTTTTCCTTTAACCAGTTTGGATTTAGCGGAGTGGGCAGCTTTGTAAACGTATACAGCAATTATAACCTACATCCGCAATACGCCGCCAATTACTTCAACAATATAGTAATGAAATACGATACGGGCTATTATAAAAAAGATTCCAATTTCTGGAAACAGCAGCGCCCTGTAACGCTTGAAGATGATGAAAAAAAATATTATGCATTCCGCGATAGTCTCAACGCCCTGAACCGGAACCGCCCAAAGGCCTACTACGATTCCCTGAGACGGCATCAGAAGATTACCGTAGGGAATATACTGTGGAACAACCAGCAATACCGGTGGTACTCAAAGAACCATACGCTTACTTATAAACTTAAAGGCCTGGTAAAAGGGCTGGAGTACAATACGGTAGAAGGAATGGCATTAAAGACAGACCAGACCTTTATTTACGTCCCGGTAAAAAGCAGATACCAGTACGACCTGCACTGGAACCTGCGGTATGGCTTCGAGAATCACCATTTTAATACCTACGGAACCTTTACGATTAAACCTAAAGAGCTGCCCTACCGAAACCGGTACTTAAGCTTCTCCGGCGGAAAGCGGGTATCGCAGTTCAACACTGATGAACCCATCAATGCTTTGACAAATACCTTCTATACTTTGTTTTTCAGAAGCAATTTTATGAAGTTGTATGAAAACTGGTTTGGAAGCGTCCGTTACAATAACCGGTTTGAAAACGGATTGGGCATTTATGCGGAACTCTTGTATGAAGACCGTATACCTTTGCAAAACAGCTCCGGCTTTTCATTCTTCAACCGGCACAAAAATTTTACGCCCAATCATCCGGAGGCATTACAGCAAATCCCCTTTAACCCGCACCAGGTGTTGATCGGAAGCCTTACGCTTCGATACCAGCCCGGACAGAAATATGTTCAATATCCCAACTATAAGGCATCCATCGGATCGGATAAGCCGGCATTTGCCCTTAATTATACCGCCGGCATTCCGCAATTGCTGGGCAGCGACGTCAATTATCATAAATGGTCGCTGGAAATGACGCACGATAAAAACTTCCGGCTGGCAGGCCTGTTCAAATACAGGATCGGAGCCGGCGGATTCCTGAGTGCCAACGCGTATTCCATCCCCGACATGAAACATTTCAACGGCAATCAGACGTTTTACAATATCAAATACCTGAACAGTTTCCAGCTGGCGCCCTATTATGCATACAGTAATACAGCGCGCTTTTATGCGGAAGAGAATATAGAGCATCACTTTAATGGTTTGCTGACCAATAAAATTCCACTATTCAACAAGCTTAAATGGAACCTGGTAGCCGGAAGCAACGCGTTTTATGTGAACAAAAATCAATATTACGCAGAGGCATTTGCCGGAATAGAGAACATCTTCAAATTATTCAGGGTAGATGTGATCGCCGGCTATCAGCCTTTATTAAAGACAACCTATGGGGTACGGGTGGGGCTGGGCGGTCTTTTAGGCAGTGCGTTCCGGTTTGAGAAATAG
- the dprA gene encoding DNA-processing protein DprA, producing MEHPLMYRIALTLVPNIGPVIARMLLQHLSPEAIFTERRSVLESIEGLGKLRADSILKFNGFSQAERELVFIEKHGVRPLFLTDADYPQRLLNCYDAPVLLYYKGNADLNQSKIVAVVGSRLHTEYGRQVCEQLIHDLQDSGVLVVSGLAYGIDSLVHRSSLKAGLQTVGVLAHGLDKIYPADHLAMAREMTGQGGLLTEFVTGTKPDRHHFPSRNRIVAGMSDTTVVVETEIKGGSMITADLANGYYKDVFAFPGKISDKKSSGCNHLIKTNRAQLLTDGKQLLETMGWAPVKKTVKKQTRELFIELSAEEQAIVTLLQERQQADIDELHLRSGLSSSRVAVAVLNLEMQQVIQALPGKMYQLL from the coding sequence ATGGAGCACCCGTTGATGTACCGTATTGCTCTTACCCTTGTTCCGAATATCGGTCCTGTAATTGCACGCATGCTGCTACAGCACTTATCACCGGAAGCGATCTTTACAGAGCGAAGATCGGTGCTGGAAAGTATCGAAGGCCTGGGCAAATTACGAGCCGACAGTATTCTGAAGTTTAACGGTTTTTCGCAGGCGGAGCGGGAACTGGTTTTTATAGAAAAGCATGGTGTCCGGCCGCTTTTTCTTACCGATGCCGATTACCCGCAACGCCTGCTCAATTGTTATGATGCACCGGTGCTCCTGTATTATAAGGGTAATGCCGACCTGAACCAGTCGAAGATCGTTGCAGTGGTAGGCTCAAGGTTGCATACGGAGTACGGCAGGCAGGTTTGTGAACAGCTGATCCACGACCTGCAGGATAGCGGGGTGCTGGTGGTGAGCGGCCTGGCCTATGGGATCGATTCACTGGTACATAGGTCGTCTTTAAAAGCGGGCCTGCAAACCGTAGGGGTGCTGGCGCACGGACTGGACAAAATTTACCCTGCGGATCATTTGGCCATGGCAAGGGAAATGACGGGCCAGGGAGGCCTGCTGACGGAGTTTGTGACCGGTACTAAGCCGGACCGGCATCATTTTCCCAGTCGGAACCGGATCGTGGCGGGGATGAGCGATACTACAGTAGTGGTGGAAACCGAGATCAAAGGGGGCAGCATGATTACAGCCGACCTGGCCAACGGGTATTATAAAGATGTATTTGCATTCCCCGGAAAAATATCGGATAAAAAAAGCAGCGGCTGTAACCATCTTATTAAAACCAACCGGGCACAATTGCTTACAGATGGAAAGCAACTCCTGGAAACCATGGGTTGGGCACCGGTAAAAAAAACGGTGAAGAAACAAACAAGGGAATTGTTTATCGAACTGTCTGCCGAGGAACAGGCTATTGTTACGCTGTTGCAGGAGCGGCAGCAGGCCGATATTGATGAACTGCACCTGCGCTCCGGGCTTAGCAGCAGCAGGGTGGCCGTGGCCGTGCTCAACCTGGAAATGCAGCAGGTGATCCAGGCATTGCCCGGAAAAATGTACCAGTTGCTGTAA